The Nitriliruptor alkaliphilus DSM 45188 genome includes a region encoding these proteins:
- a CDS encoding PspC domain-containing protein: MPAPPPPTAPPPPPPAGGTDGGTTADAAQDLPAGTRRLTRRRRGRLIGGVAVGLAHYLGVDPVVVRIGFVVLAFVPFPGFGVLVYLAMLLLVPEQDTDGAVVPTRLAERPPGFWVGIGLIGLATFALLGVVGDGRLGGLLPLLLIGLGVALWVDADRRPSGTGAPPPTPTSTPTPVPAPAPGGTPPAASPPPTEATMSSRDHDVTAPVAPAASPTPSGADQASGDVPVWGSGGHGEPPARPPAPSGPAWTPPPVVRRPRSPLGRMTLGVALLAGGGAWLADVVGVATVPVASMLALVLLVLGLGLLLGAFVGRARWVIAVVAFVLPVTLVAAAVEDLGIDLRGGVGSHVVTVADAEQLRAPFAVGIGELELDLRDLPDDEDVTIEASLGVGSLRVIVPEGVGITGRATLQIGELDLFDLRSDGLGLERSIEVAPDPGRPTYTLELRGGIGELIVQARPSAADNATTEVQP, encoded by the coding sequence ATGCCCGCCCCGCCGCCCCCCACCGCACCGCCGCCACCGCCACCCGCCGGGGGCACAGACGGGGGGACCACCGCCGATGCTGCGCAGGACCTGCCGGCCGGCACGCGCCGCCTCACCCGTCGCCGCCGGGGTCGGCTCATCGGCGGTGTCGCCGTCGGGCTGGCTCACTACCTCGGCGTCGATCCGGTGGTCGTCCGTATCGGGTTCGTGGTGCTGGCCTTCGTGCCCTTCCCTGGCTTCGGGGTGCTGGTCTACCTCGCCATGCTCCTGCTCGTCCCCGAGCAGGACACCGATGGCGCGGTGGTTCCGACCAGGCTCGCGGAGCGACCCCCTGGCTTCTGGGTCGGCATCGGCCTGATCGGGCTGGCGACCTTCGCGCTGCTCGGCGTGGTGGGCGACGGCCGGCTCGGTGGCTTGCTGCCCCTGCTGCTCATCGGTCTCGGGGTCGCGCTCTGGGTCGATGCCGATCGGCGGCCATCCGGGACGGGCGCACCTCCTCCCACCCCGACCTCCACGCCGACGCCCGTTCCCGCGCCGGCACCGGGTGGAACACCGCCGGCCGCGAGCCCACCGCCCACGGAGGCGACGATGTCCAGCCGTGACCACGACGTGACCGCCCCGGTTGCCCCCGCGGCGTCACCGACGCCGTCCGGAGCGGACCAGGCGTCGGGCGACGTGCCCGTGTGGGGCAGCGGCGGGCACGGTGAGCCGCCGGCACGGCCGCCGGCACCGTCCGGTCCTGCGTGGACGCCGCCACCGGTCGTGCGTCGTCCCCGCTCCCCGCTCGGTCGGATGACCCTCGGGGTGGCGTTGCTCGCCGGCGGTGGCGCCTGGCTGGCCGACGTCGTGGGGGTCGCGACCGTGCCGGTCGCGTCGATGCTCGCGCTGGTCCTGCTCGTGCTCGGGCTCGGGTTGCTGCTCGGAGCGTTCGTCGGTCGGGCACGGTGGGTGATCGCCGTCGTGGCGTTCGTCCTCCCCGTCACCCTCGTGGCCGCGGCCGTCGAGGACCTCGGCATCGACCTGCGGGGCGGCGTCGGCAGCCACGTGGTCACCGTGGCCGATGCCGAACAGCTGCGGGCACCCTTCGCGGTCGGCATCGGTGAGCTCGAGCTCGACCTGCGCGACCTCCCGGACGACGAGGACGTCACCATCGAGGCCAGTCTCGGCGTCGGCAGCCTGCGCGTGATCGTCCCGGAAGGGGTCGGGATCACCGGGCGAGCCACGTTGCAGATCGGGGAGCTGGACCTCTTCGACCTCCGCTCCGACGGTCTCGGTCTCGAGCGCTCGATCGAGGTGGCGCCCGATCCGGGCCGGCCGACCTACACCCTGGAGCTGCGCGGCGGCATCGGCGAACTCATCGTCCAGGCTCGACCGAGCGCAGCCGACAACGCCACCACGGAGGTGCAGCCGTGA
- a CDS encoding acyl-CoA thioesterase gives MDRLDFFGVRPGRDEHTWELPVTPELCSGMRTLFGGATMGAVAEVVERLAGRPPVWLSGQFLSVAHPGDVVELEVRRPATGRRLSQLRVIGRDQQREIVHVAATLGAGSLETPDPPERLAPDVLAPGDCPPRPVLDRFAGTINERIDIRLARRTDDAERPGHLGRGRAGFWARLPELEASPAAMAILGDLVPAGIGTALGAPVVPQSLDNTLRIVRHDPTDWYLIEVQLDGAANGIAHGTATLWSDAGVVLATASQTTVLRPMPAN, from the coding sequence TTGGATCGGTTGGACTTCTTCGGGGTCCGCCCCGGTCGCGACGAGCACACCTGGGAGCTACCGGTGACCCCCGAGCTGTGCTCCGGGATGCGCACCCTGTTCGGCGGCGCGACGATGGGGGCCGTGGCCGAGGTCGTCGAACGGCTCGCCGGTCGACCCCCGGTGTGGTTGTCGGGCCAGTTCCTGTCCGTCGCGCACCCCGGCGACGTGGTCGAACTCGAGGTGCGCCGGCCCGCGACCGGCCGTCGGTTGTCACAGCTGCGCGTCATCGGGCGGGACCAGCAGCGCGAGATCGTGCACGTCGCCGCGACCCTCGGCGCCGGTTCCCTCGAGACCCCCGACCCGCCGGAACGGCTCGCTCCGGACGTGCTGGCCCCGGGCGACTGCCCACCGCGCCCGGTGCTCGACCGCTTCGCCGGCACCATCAACGAGCGGATCGACATCCGTCTCGCTCGCCGCACGGACGACGCCGAGCGTCCGGGCCACCTCGGGCGTGGTCGGGCCGGCTTCTGGGCGCGCCTGCCGGAGCTCGAGGCGTCACCCGCGGCGATGGCCATCCTCGGTGACCTCGTGCCCGCCGGGATCGGCACCGCGCTCGGGGCCCCCGTCGTCCCGCAGAGCCTCGACAACACCCTGCGGATCGTGCGCCACGACCCGACCGACTGGTACCTGATCGAGGTCCAGCTGGACGGCGCGGCCAACGGGATCGCCCACGGCACGGCGACCCTGTGGTCCGACGCCGGTGTGGTGCTCGCCACCGCCAGTCAGACCACCGTCCTGCGGCCGATGCCGGCGAACTGA
- a CDS encoding META domain-containing protein — MDRPTAPRDDTEQDLRAHGEPTEDQPPAPAPTPTPEPSPPPRTEEPRATPDADRSPAPHDHGARLWGRWFRADEIREGDVRVLVAGDHPLYVGFLRQDGGDGLVWMTSCNTFGGELTVGRERLRVRDIGGTAVACEDDNQHDQEEWLEAFFAAGPRWLTAGDQLRMWTPDGRRIDLFEAPEGPGPPWS, encoded by the coding sequence GTGGACCGGCCCACAGCGCCGCGGGACGACACCGAGCAGGACCTCCGCGCGCACGGCGAGCCGACCGAGGACCAGCCGCCGGCACCGGCACCCACGCCTACCCCCGAGCCGTCACCACCGCCCCGCACCGAGGAGCCCCGCGCCACCCCCGACGCCGATCGCTCGCCGGCGCCGCACGACCACGGCGCGCGGCTGTGGGGCCGGTGGTTCCGCGCCGACGAGATCCGCGAGGGCGACGTCCGTGTGCTCGTGGCCGGAGACCACCCGCTGTACGTGGGGTTCCTGCGGCAGGACGGCGGCGACGGCCTCGTCTGGATGACCAGCTGCAACACCTTCGGAGGTGAGCTCACCGTCGGACGCGAACGGCTCCGCGTGCGGGACATCGGCGGGACCGCGGTCGCGTGCGAGGACGACAACCAGCACGACCAGGAGGAGTGGCTCGAGGCGTTCTTCGCGGCCGGTCCCCGCTGGCTCACCGCCGGTGACCAGCTCCGGATGTGGACACCGGACGGCCGGCGGATCGACCTCTTCGAGGCCCCCGAGGGCCCAGGGCCGCCCTGGAGCTGA
- a CDS encoding adenylosuccinate synthase yields the protein MPATIIVGAQWGDEGKGKATDLLADTTDLVVRYQGGNNAGHTVIVGDQVFKLHLIPSGILYPHVTPVIADGVVVDPSVLLEEFDGLAERGLDPFERVKISGNAHLIMPYHRELDLLIERRLGKANLGTTKRGIGPAYADKASRVGLRFQDLFDEKIFRQKLEAVLVHKNEQLAKIYNRLPMQADEIAEEYLGYAERLRPCLVDTTELIHTSLEAGKHIILEGAQGTLLDLDHGTYPFVTSSNPVAGGALTGAGLGPRHVDRVIGITKAYVTRVGTGPFPTELFDEVGEIMTDRGGEYGTTTGRRRRVGWFDAVLARYAERVNGFTDIFLTKLDVLSGFETLKVATAYRYDGQEYTNFPPHQSIFHHAEPVYTEVPGWDEDLTEVSRYEDLPRAARDYVDMLEEESKSRITWVSVGPKRSQTLVRHDVPLVPPVAT from the coding sequence GTGCCCGCGACCATCATCGTCGGCGCCCAGTGGGGCGACGAGGGCAAGGGCAAGGCGACCGACCTGCTCGCGGACACGACCGATCTGGTCGTCCGCTACCAGGGCGGCAACAACGCCGGCCACACCGTGATCGTCGGCGATCAGGTGTTCAAGCTGCACCTGATCCCGTCGGGGATCCTCTACCCGCACGTCACGCCGGTCATCGCCGACGGCGTGGTGGTCGACCCCTCCGTGCTGCTCGAGGAGTTCGACGGGCTGGCCGAGCGCGGGCTCGACCCGTTCGAGCGGGTCAAGATCAGCGGGAACGCTCACCTGATCATGCCCTACCACCGCGAGCTCGACCTGCTCATCGAGCGTCGCCTCGGCAAGGCCAACCTCGGGACCACCAAGCGCGGGATCGGCCCGGCCTACGCCGACAAGGCCTCACGCGTGGGCCTGCGGTTCCAGGACCTGTTCGACGAGAAGATCTTCCGCCAGAAGCTCGAGGCGGTGCTGGTCCACAAGAACGAGCAGCTCGCCAAGATCTACAACCGGCTGCCGATGCAGGCCGACGAGATCGCCGAGGAGTACCTCGGCTACGCCGAGCGGCTGCGCCCGTGCCTGGTCGACACCACCGAGCTGATCCACACCTCCCTCGAGGCGGGCAAGCACATCATCCTCGAAGGAGCCCAGGGCACCCTGCTCGACCTCGACCACGGCACCTACCCGTTCGTGACGTCCTCGAACCCGGTCGCCGGTGGTGCGCTGACCGGCGCGGGGCTCGGTCCGCGGCACGTGGACCGGGTGATCGGCATCACCAAGGCGTACGTGACCCGCGTCGGCACCGGCCCGTTCCCGACCGAGCTGTTCGACGAGGTCGGTGAGATCATGACCGATCGCGGCGGTGAGTACGGCACCACCACCGGGCGGCGCCGGCGCGTCGGCTGGTTCGACGCCGTGCTGGCCCGTTACGCCGAGCGGGTCAACGGGTTCACCGACATCTTCCTGACCAAGCTCGACGTCCTGTCCGGCTTCGAGACCCTGAAGGTGGCCACCGCCTACCGGTACGACGGGCAGGAGTACACCAACTTCCCGCCGCACCAGTCCATCTTCCACCACGCCGAGCCGGTCTACACCGAGGTGCCCGGCTGGGACGAGGACCTCACCGAGGTGTCCCGCTACGAGGACCTGCCGAGGGCGGCGCGCGACTACGTCGACATGCTCGAGGAGGAGTCGAAGTCGCGCATCACGTGGGTGTCGGTGGGGCCGAAGCGGTCCCAGACGCTGGTGCGCCACGACGTCCCCCTGGTCCCGCCGGTCGCGACCTGA
- a CDS encoding RNA polymerase sigma factor, with translation MTAWLPDAIELEAYEGMRHGDEHAFRTIAEPLQPALRRLAALYVDVDRADGVVLHSWEVALRGADMFRWHTPYATWIAGMVADHGRSLLTAPPALISSPAVADDTTGRPGPTDWSDLPWSARWTDALATLSDAVTELAVEQREVLHGRVIEGWPARRVCDVFGLPEVTYQRRLTDAHDRLHDALARLVGGPTPAAHRDGRHAAIARCLARPEARRGEQLDPRALVIFRRWAASGAGWRRFVRAGAR, from the coding sequence GTGACCGCCTGGCTGCCGGACGCCATCGAGCTCGAGGCCTACGAGGGCATGCGTCACGGCGACGAGCACGCCTTCAGGACGATCGCGGAACCACTGCAGCCCGCCCTGCGCCGCCTGGCCGCCCTCTACGTCGACGTCGACCGGGCGGACGGGGTCGTCCTGCACAGCTGGGAGGTAGCGCTGCGCGGCGCCGACATGTTCCGGTGGCACACGCCGTACGCGACGTGGATCGCCGGCATGGTCGCCGACCACGGACGCAGCCTCCTGACCGCTCCACCGGCGCTGATCTCGTCGCCCGCCGTGGCCGACGACACGACCGGTCGGCCCGGGCCGACCGACTGGTCCGATCTGCCGTGGAGCGCCCGGTGGACGGACGCCCTGGCCACGCTGTCCGACGCGGTGACGGAGCTGGCGGTCGAGCAGCGTGAGGTGCTCCACGGCCGGGTCATCGAGGGGTGGCCGGCACGGCGCGTCTGCGACGTGTTCGGCCTGCCCGAAGTGACCTACCAGCGGCGCCTGACCGACGCGCACGACCGGCTGCACGATGCCCTGGCTCGGCTCGTCGGCGGTCCCACCCCCGCGGCGCACCGCGACGGGCGACACGCCGCCATCGCCCGCTGCCTCGCACGACCCGAGGCACGACGCGGCGAACAGCTCGATCCGCGGGCCTTGGTGATCTTCCGCCGGTGGGCCGCCAGCGGCGCCGGGTGGCGCCGCTTCGTCCGGGCGGGAGCGAGGTGA
- a CDS encoding glycoside hydrolase family 32 protein — MSRVRYHLTPPSNWMNDPNGPILVDGRYHVFYQYNPTAPVWGPPHWGHVSSTDLLHWDEHPVALSPRPGTHDEDGCWSGCARVVDGRPMLFYTGVVGFDADRIEAVCRATGSADLSTWCVDPQPLIAGPPDGQPLTGHRDPFLYRDGDRWRLLLGSGHVGPEGPVGTVLLYESEDLEDWVYLGVFADASGWKTDLETGALWECPQLLRFAGGDVLIVSVQLPGEPHPLRHVLYAVGAVADQRFVARHVGLFDHGNVLYAPALLEGADRAVIWGWVQEAVPAPDRGASTAGALSLPRIAELEGDRLRVRPADELAALAGPPRPDVPTSLPAGGAFSIADPGPWFELRLRIDGNAGQVVIDLHDDVSSAYAIVVDLDRRQVLVSTRADAPGVPPQPVPLAEEDTLQLFVDATIMELFVGSGSAATTRCYERPDRLLTVRSTGGARVTSLRLSPIEHGV, encoded by the coding sequence ATGAGCCGCGTCCGCTACCACCTCACGCCGCCGTCGAACTGGATGAACGACCCGAACGGGCCCATCCTCGTCGATGGCCGCTACCACGTCTTCTACCAGTACAACCCGACGGCACCGGTCTGGGGGCCGCCCCACTGGGGCCACGTCAGCTCGACCGACCTCCTGCACTGGGACGAACACCCGGTGGCCCTCAGCCCGAGACCGGGAACGCACGACGAGGACGGGTGCTGGTCGGGCTGTGCGCGCGTCGTGGACGGCCGACCGATGCTGTTCTACACGGGGGTGGTGGGCTTCGACGCCGATCGGATCGAGGCGGTCTGCCGCGCGACCGGCTCCGCCGATCTGTCGACCTGGTGCGTCGACCCGCAGCCGCTGATCGCCGGCCCACCGGACGGCCAACCTCTCACCGGCCACCGCGACCCCTTCCTGTACCGCGACGGGGACCGCTGGCGCCTGCTGCTCGGCTCCGGCCACGTCGGTCCGGAGGGCCCCGTCGGCACGGTGCTGCTGTACGAGTCCGAGGACCTCGAGGACTGGGTCTACCTCGGCGTGTTCGCCGACGCCTCCGGCTGGAAGACCGACCTCGAGACGGGAGCGCTGTGGGAGTGTCCCCAGCTCCTGCGGTTCGCGGGCGGTGACGTGCTGATCGTCTCCGTCCAGCTCCCGGGGGAGCCGCACCCGCTGCGGCACGTCCTCTACGCCGTCGGCGCGGTCGCCGACCAACGGTTCGTGGCTCGCCACGTCGGCCTCTTCGACCACGGCAACGTCCTGTACGCGCCGGCGCTCCTCGAGGGGGCCGACCGCGCCGTGATCTGGGGCTGGGTCCAGGAGGCCGTTCCCGCGCCGGACCGCGGCGCCTCGACCGCTGGCGCGCTGAGCCTGCCGCGCATCGCCGAGCTCGAGGGCGACCGGCTGCGTGTCCGCCCGGCCGACGAGCTCGCCGCGCTGGCCGGTCCGCCACGACCCGACGTGCCCACGAGCCTCCCGGCCGGCGGAGCGTTCAGCATCGCCGACCCGGGCCCCTGGTTCGAGCTTCGGCTGAGGATCGATGGGAACGCGGGCCAGGTCGTGATCGACCTCCACGACGACGTTTCGTCGGCCTACGCCATCGTCGTCGACCTCGACCGTCGGCAGGTCCTCGTCAGCACCCGTGCGGACGCCCCGGGCGTGCCGCCCCAGCCGGTGCCGCTCGCCGAGGAGGACACGCTGCAGCTGTTCGTCGACGCCACCATCATGGAGCTGTTCGTCGGATCGGGGTCGGCGGCCACCACCCGCTGCTACGAGCGTCCCGACCGGCTCCTGACCGTCCGCAGCACGGGCGGTGCCCGCGTGACCTCGCTGCGTCTGTCGCCGATCGAGCACGGTGTCTAG
- a CDS encoding glycoside hydrolase family 172 protein, whose amino-acid sequence MEPRPAIVRDDLLARGMRRTTARTARVSSFDHSGGNEDAWVIQPGETAVLADLEGPGCITHLWFTQTCRRILGPGLIDPGQQGVAMLEIHNALGTNWEVMDPDYYRKIVLRIYWDDEEEPSVHAPLGDFFCVGQSIAGDFTSLPFTVSVKEEERNTFGGPAALNCYLPMPFQRRCRIEVENQNDVAYFQYFYVDYELYQEDLPDDTLYFHAHWRRQNPCDGWGPDIQVNSPEASVPNLDGADNYVILETEGAGNYIGCNLAVAHFQGSWWGEGDDMIFIDEDVWPPSLHGTGAEDYFGHAWGMQRTAHPMNGTIVHEADVPGYQNSYRFHLADPVRFERRIRVTIEHGHANHLADDWSSTAYWYQTLPSPRLRLPGVEDRLPSRPEWPERPATRAHDETRLTDDQRTQRARHRERFDQFRADREAWLERRAEDSRQRARRNVEYAADLRRRWLTGHTDASR is encoded by the coding sequence ATGGAGCCGAGGCCCGCCATCGTCCGCGACGACCTGCTGGCACGCGGCATGCGGCGCACGACCGCCCGCACCGCGCGGGTCTCGAGCTTCGACCACTCCGGCGGCAACGAGGACGCCTGGGTCATCCAGCCCGGGGAGACCGCCGTCCTCGCCGACCTCGAGGGGCCGGGCTGCATCACCCATCTGTGGTTCACCCAGACCTGTCGGCGCATCCTCGGGCCGGGCCTGATCGATCCGGGGCAGCAGGGCGTGGCGATGCTCGAGATCCACAACGCCCTCGGCACGAACTGGGAGGTGATGGATCCCGACTACTACCGCAAGATCGTGCTCCGCATCTACTGGGACGACGAGGAGGAGCCGAGCGTCCACGCCCCCCTCGGCGACTTCTTCTGCGTCGGGCAGTCCATCGCCGGCGACTTCACCTCCCTGCCGTTCACGGTCTCGGTCAAGGAGGAGGAACGCAACACCTTCGGCGGTCCCGCGGCGCTCAACTGCTACCTGCCCATGCCGTTCCAGCGCCGGTGTCGCATCGAGGTCGAGAACCAGAACGACGTGGCGTACTTCCAGTACTTCTACGTCGACTACGAGCTGTACCAGGAGGATCTGCCGGACGACACGCTGTACTTCCACGCCCACTGGCGACGCCAGAACCCCTGCGACGGCTGGGGACCCGACATCCAGGTCAACAGCCCGGAAGCCAGCGTCCCCAACCTCGACGGTGCCGACAACTACGTCATCCTCGAGACCGAGGGGGCGGGCAACTACATCGGCTGCAACCTCGCCGTGGCGCACTTCCAGGGCAGCTGGTGGGGCGAGGGCGACGACATGATCTTCATCGACGAGGACGTGTGGCCACCGAGCCTGCACGGCACGGGTGCCGAGGACTACTTCGGTCACGCGTGGGGCATGCAGCGCACCGCCCACCCGATGAACGGCACGATCGTCCACGAGGCGGACGTGCCCGGGTACCAGAACAGCTACCGCTTCCACCTGGCCGACCCGGTGCGTTTCGAGCGACGGATCCGCGTCACCATCGAGCACGGACACGCCAACCACCTCGCCGACGACTGGTCGTCGACGGCGTACTGGTACCAGACGCTGCCGAGCCCACGGCTGCGGCTCCCGGGCGTCGAGGACCGCCTGCCGAGCCGCCCGGAGTGGCCCGAGCGTCCCGCGACCCGAGCCCACGACGAGACCCGCCTGACCGACGACCAGCGCACGCAACGCGCCCGGCACCGCGAACGGTTCGACCAGTTCCGTGCGGACCGTGAAGCCTGGCTCGAACGCCGGGCGGAGGACTCACGGCAACGGGCGCGCCGCAACGTCGAGTACGCCGCGGACCTGCGCCGCCGGTGGCTCACCGGCCACACGGACGCGTCCCGATGA
- a CDS encoding LacI family DNA-binding transcriptional regulator, protein MAVTMTDVARIAGVSVATVSHAINGTRFVSEPIRQRVFDAIEATGYRRDDLARALKRSRTDSVGLVVSDTGHPIFADIVRGVEEVARELGQTLILANSSDDPAREREVVDALRQRRVDGLLIVPAVGSDGLIDLLAADEVPVVVIDRLLDAPVDQVGADGHEALHVLAEHLAAQGHRRVAIVAGTEALAVNNARLEACLESLMACGLAREDITVLTSNGHDGTYRPVHAARESVLAHLDAGDHATGFLSLNAHQTVGTLQALQERGVAVPSEAAIVAFDDLPWASLLTPALTCAAQPAVPMGREAMRLLARRIDDPDVAPRTVHLECALVHRASCGCDAPGGPLGADAAGPPTSNDGPTPPGQERENHR, encoded by the coding sequence GTGGCGGTGACGATGACCGACGTGGCTCGGATCGCGGGCGTGTCCGTCGCGACCGTCTCGCACGCGATCAACGGCACCCGCTTCGTGAGCGAGCCCATCCGGCAGCGCGTCTTCGACGCCATCGAGGCGACCGGCTACCGGCGCGACGACCTCGCTCGGGCGCTGAAGCGGTCGCGGACCGACTCGGTGGGGCTGGTGGTGTCGGACACCGGCCACCCGATCTTCGCCGACATCGTCCGGGGGGTGGAGGAGGTCGCGCGTGAGCTGGGCCAGACCTTGATCCTGGCCAACAGCTCCGACGACCCCGCCCGCGAGCGCGAGGTCGTCGACGCCCTCCGCCAGCGGCGCGTGGACGGGCTGCTGATCGTTCCCGCCGTCGGCTCGGACGGACTCATCGACCTGCTCGCTGCGGACGAGGTGCCGGTCGTGGTCATCGACCGCCTCCTCGACGCGCCGGTCGACCAGGTCGGCGCCGACGGGCACGAGGCACTGCACGTGCTGGCCGAGCACCTCGCCGCGCAGGGGCACCGCCGGGTCGCGATCGTGGCAGGCACCGAGGCGCTGGCCGTCAACAACGCCCGCCTCGAGGCCTGCCTCGAGAGCCTCATGGCGTGCGGGCTCGCCCGTGAGGACATCACGGTGCTGACCAGCAACGGGCACGACGGCACCTACCGCCCGGTGCACGCGGCCCGCGAGTCGGTGCTCGCCCACCTCGACGCCGGCGACCACGCGACCGGGTTCCTCAGCCTCAACGCCCACCAGACGGTCGGGACCCTGCAGGCCCTCCAGGAGCGAGGCGTCGCGGTGCCCTCCGAAGCGGCGATCGTCGCGTTCGACGACCTGCCGTGGGCGAGCCTGCTGACCCCGGCGCTGACCTGCGCAGCGCAGCCCGCCGTCCCGATGGGGCGCGAGGCGATGCGACTCCTCGCGCGACGGATCGACGATCCGGACGTGGCGCCGCGGACCGTCCACCTCGAGTGCGCCCTCGTGCACCGCGCCTCGTGTGGCTGTGACGCACCGGGCGGGCCGCTCGGCGCGGATGCCGCAGGACCACCGACCTCGAACGACGGACCGACGCCACCAGGGCAGGAGAGGGAGAACCACCGATGA
- a CDS encoding ABC transporter substrate-binding protein produces the protein MNLSTHRFTGRLTAVTAALALALAGCGGDAVDPSDAAAEEVSPDISATLTVSNWGDPADQEVYAAAAERFRERFPNVTVNDEFTPITTWSDYVNKLVTDVAAGNAPDVINIAIEGLELGRANDLFLPLDEFIAAEREDGDDPLTGMDERLVDALAVDGQQLLIPNNWNNMLIYYNTRMFEEAGIDRPADDWTWDDFLAIAEQLTTGAGGDQVYGFAIPFFNFGLTPWWYSNGTSTVTDDLSAPGLDDPAMLEAVEFVHDLVHEHGVAPSIEGSEPYQLFPAERVAMTGAGRWVVGDFRSLGFSDYDVLPWPQNAEQATVFGVSGFGIYPGSDQPALAWEYIKELASAETGQGFVDIGASVPALRELAESDGFLSEPDSAELFYGSLDHARPVAAPSNFNDLEAIFMRHMGEIMSGATSPEAGLEAAQQELQQSFDR, from the coding sequence ATGAACCTATCCACGCACCGCTTCACCGGACGGTTGACCGCTGTCACCGCCGCGCTGGCGCTCGCGCTGGCGGGGTGTGGCGGCGACGCGGTCGATCCCTCCGATGCTGCCGCCGAGGAGGTCTCGCCCGACATCTCGGCGACGCTGACCGTCTCGAACTGGGGCGACCCGGCCGATCAGGAGGTCTACGCCGCCGCTGCGGAGCGCTTCCGCGAGCGGTTCCCCAACGTCACGGTCAACGACGAGTTCACGCCGATCACGACGTGGTCGGACTACGTCAACAAGCTCGTGACCGACGTCGCGGCGGGGAACGCGCCCGACGTCATCAACATCGCGATCGAGGGCCTCGAGCTCGGGCGTGCCAACGACCTCTTCCTCCCCCTGGACGAGTTCATCGCCGCGGAGCGGGAGGACGGTGACGACCCCCTCACGGGCATGGACGAACGCCTCGTGGACGCGCTCGCCGTCGATGGTCAGCAGCTGTTGATCCCGAACAACTGGAACAACATGCTGATCTACTACAACACGCGGATGTTCGAGGAGGCTGGGATCGACCGCCCCGCGGACGACTGGACCTGGGACGACTTCCTCGCGATCGCAGAGCAGCTGACCACCGGGGCAGGTGGCGATCAGGTCTACGGGTTCGCCATCCCGTTCTTCAACTTCGGCCTCACGCCGTGGTGGTACTCCAACGGCACCTCGACGGTGACCGATGACCTGTCGGCCCCGGGCCTCGACGATCCCGCCATGCTGGAGGCCGTCGAGTTCGTGCACGATCTGGTGCACGAGCACGGGGTCGCCCCGTCGATCGAGGGCTCCGAGCCCTACCAGCTCTTCCCAGCGGAACGGGTTGCCATGACCGGTGCTGGCCGTTGGGTCGTTGGTGACTTCCGGTCGCTCGGCTTCTCCGACTACGACGTGCTGCCTTGGCCGCAGAACGCGGAGCAGGCGACGGTGTTCGGGGTGTCCGGCTTCGGCATCTACCCGGGCTCGGACCAGCCTGCCCTGGCGTGGGAGTACATCAAGGAGCTGGCATCGGCCGAGACCGGCCAGGGCTTCGTGGACATCGGCGCCTCGGTGCCCGCCCTGCGGGAGCTCGCCGAGTCGGACGGCTTCCTGAGCGAGCCGGACAGTGCCGAGCTCTTCTACGGCAGCCTCGACCACGCACGACCCGTCGCTGCTCCGAGCAACTTCAACGACCTCGAGGCGATCTTCATGCGCCACATGGGCGAGATCATGAGCGGAGCCACCAGCCCGGAGGCCGGGCTCGAGGCGGCGCAACAGGAGCTGCAGCAGTCGTTCGACCGCTGA